Within the Thermodesulfobacteriota bacterium genome, the region GCCGTGCTGATAGGAAAGCACGGGCAGACCCTCAAGGCCATGCAGCATCTTGTGGAAAAAATCATTCACAAATCCTGTGGGGAGAGAATCAGGGTTCTGGTGGATGTGGAACAATATATGGAAAAAAGGCGAGCGTCATTAAAATCACTGGCCACGAAACTGGCGGACAAGGCCAAGCAGACGGGAAAACCCACCACGATCAACCGGATGGATGCTTTTGAACGAAAGATTATTCACGACACACTGAGAAAAGACCGTCATGTTAAGACCCGAAGTGCGGGAGGCGGTGAAATCCGGAATATCGTTATTCATCCCGGGAAAAAAGGCGGACGACCGAAAAAAGCGTCCGGCAAGTAAGCGAAGTTCTGGCTGAATGGAAAACACCACCATCGCCGCCATTGCCACGCCCGTCGCCGCGGGAGGCGTGGGGGTTATACGGGTGTCCGGACCGCGGGCGATGGATATTCTTGTCCATGTATTCCGCCAAATTCCAGCGACCGGTCAGAACGGAAAAAAGACGGCCGCGGTTCCTGTGATTGCCGAAAACCTGACCTCCCACCGGTTTTATCACGGCTTTATTACGGATGGTGATCAGCCGCTGGACGAAGTGCTGGTGGTTTTCATGCGGGGCCCCCGATCCTATACCGGAGAGGATGTGGTCGAAATCCATGCCCACAGCGGGCCCCTGGTGCTGCGCACTATTCTTCAGCTGCTGCTCAACTCCGGTGCCAGGCTGGCCGAGCCTGGTGAATTTACCCGCCGGGCGGTGATAAACGGCAGAATGGATCTGACCCAGGCGGAAGCAGTGGCCGATATCATTGAGGCCCGATCGATCCAGTCGCTTTCTTCCGCTGTTTATCAGGCCACCGGAATGATGCGGCGGGAGATCGAGGCCCTTTTAAATGAGTTGACCGGTATTCTGGCGGAGCTCGAGGCGGCCATTGATTTTTCGGATCAGGTACCGGTCCCGGTATGCCTGGCAGATGTTCAGCGCCGCCTGAAAACAACTGTCGCCGGCCCCATTCGGCGGTTGATCAGCCGGCATGACGAATATGTATGGCTGAAAACCGGTGTGACGGTTGCCTTGGCAGGGATTCCCAATGTCGGAAAATCCACCCTGCTAAATAGCCTTTTGGACCGGCCCCGGGCAATTGTTTCCGCCATACCGGGAACAACCCGGGACTTTATTGAAGAAACGGTTTTGCTGGAAGGGATTCCTTTTGTTTTCACGGATACGGCCGGGTTGAGACGGTCGGCGACTGATGAAGTTGAAAAAATCGGGATCCAGCGGACCCGCGATATTCTTTCACAGGCAGATACCGTTGTTTTCATGGTGGATGCGGATACAGGCGTGTTACCGGAAGAGCTGACGCTGCTGGAGACACTGAAACCGTGCAACGTCATTCTTGTGGCCAACAAGGGCGATCTTCCCGGAGCCAGAACCTTTTCGTTCCCTCCGGAATGGAAGGAGGCTTTTCCCGGTGTTATTATTTCCGCTTTGACGGGAGAAGGACTCCCTGTGCTGAAAGAAATGCTGGTGGCCAGGTATCGGAAGCGGCTTGACAGGCAGGAGGGCGATGTCTTGATTCCCAACCTTCGCCAGAAAATTGCCCTGGAGGAATCTCTTGAGGCGGTTTCTTCCGCCCTGGGCGCCATCGACAGCCATTATCCGGAAGATCTGGTCGCGATAGATTTACGAAGGGCCGTTGATGCGTTATACAAAGTAACCGGCCGCAACACCGGGTGGGACGTTCTGGATGATATTTTTAACCGGTTCTGTGTCGGAAAATAAAATGGATCCGAATGTTTCACGTGAAACATTAACAGGAAAAAATTAAAGAAGAGGGTGCCATATGGATTTTGATTTGACGCCATATTTTAAGAAATATGAAGCGCTGGCCAAACAGGCGGACCAGATTTTTGATCGAGTAAAAAACGAGTATCCCGCCTGCGTCAACTGCAAAAAAGGATGCACCGACTGTTGTTATGCCCTTTTTGACCTTACCCTGGTGGAGGCCCTCTATATTAACCACCATTTTAAAAAAACTTTCGGGGCCGACGCGGAACTGATGGAAAAGGCAAATAAAGCGGACCGGGCGATTTTTCGCCTAAAAAAAAGGGCCTACCGGGACGTGAAAGAAAACAACAAGGACGAAGTGGCGGTTTTATACGAACTGGGACGGGAGCGGATTCGCTGTCCGTTTCTCAACGAAAGAGAGCTGTGCGCTCTGTATGAACACCGGCCGATTACCTGCCGGCTGTATGGAATTCCCACCGCTATTCAGGGCATGGGGCACACGTGCGGAAAAAGCGGATTCAATGAAGGCGAAAAATATCCCATGGTCAATATGGACAGGATTTTTGATCAACTGAAGGCCATTTCCTCGGAAATCGTTGCCGATATCAAAACGCCGCACACGCGGCTGGACGAATTGCTGGTACCCTTGTCCATGGCGATTCTGACCGATTATGATGACGTTTTCTTCGGATTTGCCGAAGAAAAGGAAAAAGAAGAAGAAAAAGGGCAGTCGTAAAGGGAGTGGGGCGATGACAGCAAAAGTTTTTTCTGAAGAAGCGGAAAAACAAAAAAAGGCCATTTTTGACAGCATGGCGGAGAGAAGCCGGAAGCGAATTCTGAAAATGGGATACGCCGCCTGGAATCCCTTTGAAGAGCCCAAGGATCCCATTGATATCCGCAAGGATGTGACCAAACGCACCAGCCAGGCCTTGATCAGCGAATTTCTGCAGAGCCGGAACATGGAGACATACAGCAACCAGTACGGCCGGGGCGTGGTGGAAATCTGTCTCGGCCTGATCAACAAGGAAGACCGTTTCCTGGCCATGTTCGAGTTTTCCTGCTGGTACAAAGAACTGCTGGAAAAAGAAGGTGCGACGCTTCGCTGAACCAAATTTTTTAGAAGAAATCACCAAAGAGATCCTTTCCCTCCTGGAATCTTCCCACGGCCGTATTGCCTGTTGCCAGGCGGTGAAACTGGCGGCGGACAAATCAGGCGCAAATATCCGGACGGCCGGGGCGGTCATTAACCGCCTGGTTACCGCTGGTAATTTTCGCTATGTTTATGAATATGGCCAGAGCTACCTTGAAAAAAGCTTTGCCGGTCTGGTTCGCCTGTCCGACAAGGTTATGGTCGCTCCTCCGGGGTATGATGTTGCAATTCCGGTAGGGATGGTTATGTTACGAATCAACCCGGGCGCCGCTTTTGGTGACTGCCGCCACCCGACCACGCGCCTGTCCGTCCGGGCCGTTGATTTTGTCTTTGCGGGCGGCCGGGGCGGCCGCTACGGTCTGGATATCGGCACCGGCTCGGGTATTCTGGCCATGGCCGCGGCGGCTTTGGGAATGAGCCGGGTTCTGGCAACTGACATCGATTCCTGCGCCAGACAAGAGGCAAGAGAGAATATACGGATAAACCGGCTGGCTAACAGGATTGAAGTAAGCGACCAGCCTTTGGAAAAAATATCCGGACGGTTTGATTTAACGATAGCAAACTTAAGACCGCCGACACTGATCCGATACGCAAAGCGTATCGCCGCGAAGACGGAACCGGGCGGTGCTGCTGTGCTTTCCGGCATGAAGGAAGAAGAGGTTGCCGGGGTGCTGGCGGCGTTTCAGCCGTTTTTTGACGTTGTCTGGAACGCGACGGAAGGTGGATGGTGTGCTGTCGTTCTGCAAAGAAAAGAGGAAAATAATGGTAATTGAGACCAAAGAACAGTTTCTGGAAAAAATGCTGGCCCGCAAAAGGCCCCAATGTCCGGCCTGTCATCAGGATATGGAAATATGGGAAATCCCCCCCATGACCTTCAGCGACGGACTGGGGTGGGGCGTGCCATATCTGTTTGTCTGCTTCAATGAAGAGTGTCCTACTTATAAGCAGGGCTGGGATCATTTCGGCGGATCGTATGGACACACCGCCTCCTGCCGGAATGTCTGTTATCCGGACTCGGACACGTTTGAGTGTATGCCGGTCTTCAGCCCCCAGGGCGGGACCGGTCAGATCGTGACCGAAGACGTGCTGGCCGAGGAAGACCGCATCCGGGAGGCGACCAAACAGGGATTTTATCTGCTGGCCGGGTTTTACACGGAAAAGCGCTGGATAGAGGTGCTGCGGCTGCTGGTGGATGTGGCCCAGCCCGCCCGTGTCCGGCTCAAGGCCGCGGAAATGATGGGAGACATCGGGGATCCGGAAGCCGTTGAGCCGTTACGCAATTTTACCAGCGGCAACAACGCCATCGATACCAAGGTCGGTCAGTCCATTGACAAAATTCACGAGCGGAATTTTACCATGGACTGCCCGTATTGCGCCGAAATCATCAAAAAGCGGGCCAAGGTGTGCAAGCACTGCGGTAAGGAATTAGGGCAGAGCTGAACGCCCGTCGCTTTATTCGATCAGGGAGGCCCCGGTCATTTCCGCCGGCTTGGCGAGATCCATGAGAGACAGGATCGTCGGTGCGATATCGCCAAGCCGTCCTTTCCGTAAAACCGCTTTTTTACGGCTGTCGTCCACCAGAATCAGCGGCACCGGATTGACGGTGTGGGCCGTGTGGGGCGCGCCGTTCTCGTCCATCATCTGTTCGGCGTTGCCGTGATCGGCGGTGATCAGGGCGATGCCGTTTTTTGCGGAAAACTCGCTCATCACCATTCCCACGCATCGGTCCACTTCTTCGCAGGCGGTCACGGCGGCCTCAAAGACGCCGGTATGCCCGACCATGTCCAGGTTGGCGAAATTGACGACGATCAGGTCGTGTTTGTCCTGCCTGATCTGCTCCACCAGGGCTCCGGCCACGGCCGCGGCGCTCATCTCCGGTTTCAGATCATAGGTGGCGACGTCCCGGGGGGAGGGGATCAGAACCCGTTCTTCCCCGGCAAACGGGGTTTCCACGCCGCCGTTGAAAAAATAGGTGACATGGGCGTATTTTTCCGTTTCCGCGATGCGCAACTGGGCATAGTTTAAATGGGCCATGGTTTCACCCAGGGTGTGGGTGAGATAAACCGGCGGAAAGGCCACCGGCAGGGCCATGGTTTTATCATACTGAGTCATGCAGACCAGGTCGCAAAGCCGGGGGATAACCGCCCGAGAAAATCCGGAGAATTCTTTTTCTGTAAAGGCGCGGACAATCTGCCGGGCCCGGTCGGAACGGAAATTAAAGAAGATCAGACCGTCTTTTTCGGCCAGAACACCGGCGGGAGAACTCGAGGCGCCGGGGATGGTCACCGGGACGACAAACTCGTCGGTTTCACCCCGGTTGTAGGCGTTTGCAATGGCGGTTACCGGATCGGATTCGACTATTCCTTCTCCGGTGGTATAGAGCCGAAAGGCTTTTTCCGTGCGGTCCCAGCGGGTATCACGGTCCATGGCGTAAAAGCGGCCGCAGATGGTGGCGATCCGGGCCTGGGGGAAAGACGCCAGAAATTCCTGCAGGTTGGCCAGGTAGGTTTTGCCGCTGTCCGGCGGGGTATCCCGGCCGTCCAGGATGGCGTGGATAAGAACCGGTATTTTTCTTGCCGCGGCCATTTTCACCAGCGCCTGAAGATGGTCCACGTGGCTGTGAACCCCGCCGTCGGAAAGCAGGCCCATCAGATGGAGAGAGGTGTTCCGGGCTTTAATGGAGTCCATTAAGGAACCGAAGACCCGGTTGTTGAAAAAAGAACCGTCCCGTATGGACAGGTTGATGCGCATCAGGTCCTGGTAAACCACTCTACCCGCGCCGAGATTGAGATGACCGACCTCGGAGTTGCCCATATAACCCTCGGGCAGGCCGACCGCCTCTCCGGAACAGAGCA harbors:
- the mnmE gene encoding tRNA uridine-5-carboxymethylaminomethyl(34) synthesis GTPase MnmE, whose product is MENTTIAAIATPVAAGGVGVIRVSGPRAMDILVHVFRQIPATGQNGKKTAAVPVIAENLTSHRFYHGFITDGDQPLDEVLVVFMRGPRSYTGEDVVEIHAHSGPLVLRTILQLLLNSGARLAEPGEFTRRAVINGRMDLTQAEAVADIIEARSIQSLSSAVYQATGMMRREIEALLNELTGILAELEAAIDFSDQVPVPVCLADVQRRLKTTVAGPIRRLISRHDEYVWLKTGVTVALAGIPNVGKSTLLNSLLDRPRAIVSAIPGTTRDFIEETVLLEGIPFVFTDTAGLRRSATDEVEKIGIQRTRDILSQADTVVFMVDADTGVLPEELTLLETLKPCNVILVANKGDLPGARTFSFPPEWKEAFPGVIISALTGEGLPVLKEMLVARYRKRLDRQEGDVLIPNLRQKIALEESLEAVSSALGAIDSHYPEDLVAIDLRRAVDALYKVTGRNTGWDVLDDIFNRFCVGK
- a CDS encoding YkgJ family cysteine cluster protein, producing MDFDLTPYFKKYEALAKQADQIFDRVKNEYPACVNCKKGCTDCCYALFDLTLVEALYINHHFKKTFGADAELMEKANKADRAIFRLKKRAYRDVKENNKDEVAVLYELGRERIRCPFLNERELCALYEHRPITCRLYGIPTAIQGMGHTCGKSGFNEGEKYPMVNMDRIFDQLKAISSEIVADIKTPHTRLDELLVPLSMAILTDYDDVFFGFAEEKEKEEEKGQS
- a CDS encoding 50S ribosomal protein L11 methyltransferase → MRRFAEPNFLEEITKEILSLLESSHGRIACCQAVKLAADKSGANIRTAGAVINRLVTAGNFRYVYEYGQSYLEKSFAGLVRLSDKVMVAPPGYDVAIPVGMVMLRINPGAAFGDCRHPTTRLSVRAVDFVFAGGRGGRYGLDIGTGSGILAMAAAALGMSRVLATDIDSCARQEARENIRINRLANRIEVSDQPLEKISGRFDLTIANLRPPTLIRYAKRIAAKTEPGGAAVLSGMKEEEVAGVLAAFQPFFDVVWNATEGGWCAVVLQRKEENNGN
- a CDS encoding zinc ribbon domain-containing protein, producing MVIETKEQFLEKMLARKRPQCPACHQDMEIWEIPPMTFSDGLGWGVPYLFVCFNEECPTYKQGWDHFGGSYGHTASCRNVCYPDSDTFECMPVFSPQGGTGQIVTEDVLAEEDRIREATKQGFYLLAGFYTEKRWIEVLRLLVDVAQPARVRLKAAEMMGDIGDPEAVEPLRNFTSGNNAIDTKVGQSIDKIHERNFTMDCPYCAEIIKKRAKVCKHCGKELGQS
- the gpmI gene encoding 2,3-bisphosphoglycerate-independent phosphoglycerate mutase, yielding MLKTKRPLMLMILDGWGINPSREGNAIAAARTPNLDRLFSEYAHTQLLCSGEAVGLPEGYMGNSEVGHLNLGAGRVVYQDLMRINLSIRDGSFFNNRVFGSLMDSIKARNTSLHLMGLLSDGGVHSHVDHLQALVKMAAARKIPVLIHAILDGRDTPPDSGKTYLANLQEFLASFPQARIATICGRFYAMDRDTRWDRTEKAFRLYTTGEGIVESDPVTAIANAYNRGETDEFVVPVTIPGASSSPAGVLAEKDGLIFFNFRSDRARQIVRAFTEKEFSGFSRAVIPRLCDLVCMTQYDKTMALPVAFPPVYLTHTLGETMAHLNYAQLRIAETEKYAHVTYFFNGGVETPFAGEERVLIPSPRDVATYDLKPEMSAAAVAGALVEQIRQDKHDLIVVNFANLDMVGHTGVFEAAVTACEEVDRCVGMVMSEFSAKNGIALITADHGNAEQMMDENGAPHTAHTVNPVPLILVDDSRKKAVLRKGRLGDIAPTILSLMDLAKPAEMTGASLIE